TTTTGCGTCTGCGTTTCTGTACACAGTAATATCATTGAAGTCTTTGCATTCGTattgtattattccatatctttaaatcaTGTATCATAATGGGAAAATCTAAATGAAAACCACGTGAATCAGGATGCTtgtagagtttttttttttgtttgtttttttttacaaattttgatttaaaaaatgcgtTTCTCCAATGTTTATACATTTTCTAAATTAGTTGTGGTGCGTTTCTTGCAAGAAATAATGGTGAACTAAGAGTTAGAAagtttgaaattcatttgaattagaacTGAACAAGACAAGTccaaaatctgagacaaactgggtgatgatgaggcttcatgacacagtgttgaagggcagatgaggcttcatgacacagtgtcctgagtgTCTGCTTTATAacgtttggatttgaacaacccttccaatgaaacctcacatcatttctaaaccaagagcgccacctagcggCCTCACAGCTGTGCGTCACACACAGAACTCGAACAAATGGAATCAGAACAAACCAATGTGCTTTGTTGACTTGTGTTTGCAGGGACTAAAGAGCAAACCGAGGTCTTCATCCGTCTGCGAGCCAAACACAGTGCTCTCTTCACTGGAGGGAGAGACACGGCAGCTAATGGCTACAGGTGAGGAGAAGCTTTGACCTTCTTTTGGAGGATGGGAGCAGAGCAGACACCATGAAGGAGAGTCAGTGCTCTTTCATGCAGTGCACGTCACCCttggttcatttaaaaaatcccGGGACTCACCACCACAGGAGCCTGGGCCACTGGTGcttcaagtcctgtagaaactccctgttcactggtgaaacactgcagctactgacactggcttgttctgttgccaggctgtttgcacaaacacatggcagaaaatgcctttgtttcccatgtgtccagaaagagacggcaatatggcaaaataggtcatggttcattgatgtgtggactgacttgaaatcactgtttggatgggatcacttctcttttgcatgatgtgactgtagtttccagacaaatcctcggcttctctgcctgaacttgcttcataacaacaatggttctgtctctcttcacatgtattttgtggtgcgtttagttgttcagagccaccttttaaagcccagagccaacgttgacagtccatgagcatcaatacagtttggaagtcagacaggtcaggttagccgttagctctgttagctctgcgctgcagacagtctttggcctggcggcggctccctccctccctccctccctccatggttctgtggtgaaggtgtgtggtccagttagaggcgcatcagctttagaaacagctggaagttgttgaagcacgtgagcggcttcttggctgtgagtgtgtgggaagaggagcgcggcgcaccacagcagcgctgctttgactgagggagggatcagcatcagcatcaacacactctacagtagagtggagagaaagaatggcagccagtccatgggatcgtctcctcaccttggttgctcctcaacaccttctcactgtcaggATTTCATGTCAGTGTCAGTCCATTTCTTGTGCATGAGCTCTGGCTTCATCAGTTGTAATGCAGACCTGATTCATGGGTCAATGATGCAGTTTGTTTATTCAATGCCATGTCTCATAACTGCAGCTGAGCAATAGTGACAAACAAGTGCATTATACTGTACTAACAATGTATGAATCGACATTTTAAAACCATAACCaggtggggggtttgaagtgctgaggctcaactgtccagggccatggagagtgtgaggaggaggtgaagaagcggctgcaggcaggatggaatcattggagaaaagtctcaggtgtgatgtgtgacaaaaggatgagagggaaagtgtccagaaggctggtgaggccagcaacattgtatggtttggaaacagtggcactgaggagaagacaggaggcagagctggaggtagcagagatgaagatgctgagcttctctctgggagtgagagcaggatgatgataggatcagagggacagcacatgtgctcaggtgtttaggagaccaagtcagagaggctgggtggagatggtttggacatggacagaggagagagagagagacagtacattggtagatgaagatgttgagatgttggaactgccaggcagaaggtggagaggaaggccacagaggagattgatggaggtggtgaaggaggacatgaggtttggaggtttgagagaagaggaagcagaggacagatggaggaagatgatccgctgtggccaccactgaagggagaagatgaaaaaagaagaagaaagagaggaggaagaaaaagatgaagaaccAGATGTTTGttcttattaaaaatatatatatatttttgtacagATGTTTCCAGCTTGTTTTTTATAAAGGAAGTTGTGAAGGCAGTGGTTGACGTGGgactgtttcaaaatcctgctTCTCACTACAATAGTACTCAATGGGAATGTGGTCCGATCAGATCGCCGTATTGATGAAGAACTCATCTgccttttttcttgttttccagaaCTATTCTGGAGGAGATGGGCTTAGTGGGCAAAATAAGTAACCTGCAGGCAAAAAAGAAGTGGGACAACCTGAAGATGAAATACAAAGTACAGTCCTCTTCACTCTTAAACACTGTCGTGCTCATGGTTTTCATGGATGTATTTTCTCCGCTCTACACACCAGGAGTGCAAGTGTCCCCCTAAAGGATGGGGGTCCGAAGACGTGCTGCCCACCCCGGCCACATGGCCCTGGTTTGACCTCATGGACCAGGCTCTGGGACAGGGCTCGTCCCTCATGCCCGTCTGCCTGATCGCCTCCATCCCCGAGGACACGCCGGGCCTGCGCTCCGTGCAGCCTGCCGAGCAGGCGGAggcggagggggaggaggaggaggaggaagacgggaaggaggaagcagaagtgaaagaggaggaagaggagcgaggcagcggcagcagcagcagcagaaattcCCTGGCCCCacgggggaggaagaggaggtgggaggaagaccccttcatcaccctgtACAGGGAGGAGCTGAAATACCAgcgggagatggaggagaggcgGGCGGCGGAGGCCAACAGACGCGCCGAGCGCTTCTTTGACTTGATGGAGAagctcattaaaaaataatttctcaCAAAAACCTGACGTGAACCTCATGAATGGAGAGACGAGGGTATGAACAGAAGCTCCCCGTCCTGTGCATGAGGCACCTTCTGCCTGCAGAGAGACGCAGGCGGCACACAGATCACAGTTGCTCATCTCAGTGAATCGCACCAAATATGAGAGTGAACTGAAGACGCAAGTTGATGAAGGAAGAGCAACGTGTATTTTCAGACAACCCATTTGACATGGTGTCTCACAGGGCTTCTTCCGTGATGAATATGAACACTGAACATATGACACGCTACAAGAACCTGTCGCCTGGCAAAACCCTTCTGGAGTGAGCGTATAGTGAGGAAGACTTGACAgcctcaaaccggtcctcagagGGCAGCAGTGTGGTGCAGGTGTCCGTTCCtgccaggtgtctgaagactgtcagCGGTTGGGTTGTGAGTCAGgtgccaggcttttagctaggattgtGAAACGGGgcgtccaaaaccccgcccccaagccataaccccgccccctcccAACACACCACGTCAATGACTGACAACTAACCACTTGCTTTGTaacaaacacagctgtaaacatctatttgtccCAAAATAACTTAATAAACAACAgacaaacaagcatctgagtcaaataacacgGTAACACTGTGAGATGCAGGGGTCTCTGGGCGACTGTTTTACTTGACTGACcctcattcatttaaataataacaataataaaaacatgttgatgatgattcCTTCCCTCACTACAAGCCATGGTGTGTCCAGCCTTGTGTCTCCGTCTTGTTCCATATATTGATGCCAGATAAGCAGTTGTTTTCAGCTGTGATGCTAAACTGTCACCACCACAACATTCATTTATCATGGCTTGTCGCGTGATTCAGTCAGTAGAACGACGGGAATTCTCATCCCTGTGAAGCTATTTTGCTCACATTCTGAAAGGGCTGTGTGTTCGTCCGCCTGCCGCTGGGATGCGGTGAGCGGACGAACACGCAGAAAATTCccattagaaagcaatgagttagtttcGTGAAGGACTGTTTCAATTTTGGAACTgatctgcggtttcctcctgttaGCAGCGTCACACATCCCATCAAGAGCAGCTTCCATCACGCCAGTGTCGCCACTTACCGCCAGATGACGGCGGtgaacaaatatggcgaccgtGATGGCCAAAATAAGGTCGTGAAAGGTTGGAGAATCTGTGACTTTGGATCATATTTGGTGAagttaccgggcggaaacacaattGAATGTAAAGCAGAGAGATGACACCAGGAGTCGGGCCTCATACAGGCACTGGtgatacatttagggcgtcctgctgaggaaacagggcgtccagtTTGGAGTgctgaattcaaatgatttaaagttcatgttttcacatcacgtactcagaaggtctcatcattggGATTATAAATTCACTGTccatccatgtgatcggtatcagtggtCTGCAACAAAAACCCTGGTCCCTCGTAAACGTTGCATCCAGGTGCACATTGTAAATACACCAATTCATCCTGAATATATGATCATACCTTAAAAGCTTTAAATCCTCCTGATGTTGTCGGCCAGACCTTTGCTGCCTAGTTAACGTAGTCGTGGTCCATTGGTGTCTCAGGAAACGTTGAAACCTCTCTGGCCAGCGCTGCGCGCCACTCGGCTCCGCTCGGGCTCTGGCCACCGTCACAGTCCGCGGTGGGCTggttgtcctcctccatcacgtTCTCCACCAGGTCGTCGCCAACGCGAAGGCAAATGTTGTGCAATATAACGCAGGCCGTCACAACCTGGGGGACACGGTACGACAGCTTATCAGGAGGTGAGGAAACATTTCAACCTAGTGATTCATAGATGAGGCTTGATGACACCGTATTGAGGagtaggtgaggcttcatgaagcagtatgAAGGGCTGATGTTGCTTCATGACATAGTCGTGAGAagtagatgaggcttcgtggCACAGTagtgaggagcagatgaggcttcaagacacagtattgaagggttgataaggcttatgaaacagggtcctgttttccagaggccaccagatggcactgtctgctgtatgatgtttggacttcaacaactcattcattgaaacctcacatcatttctaaaccgagagcgccacctagaggcctctgaaaaaaAGGGCaacgtttcatcaaccctgcagtactgtttcacgaggcctcatctgcccatcacaacCAAGTACTATATGCTCTGCTACCCACAGAAGAAAAGAGACCACCCAGCATTGGTCCAACCACCAATGGGAAGAAAGGCAGAGGAGATCCACAGGAAGTGGCAGGAACAGTTGAACGTGTGGTCGTGTTTGAGACTTGCCATCTGCAGTGAACTGACCGGTGTTGTCTAATGGCACCAGGTCACATGTATCGCGGCTGTTGCTGAAAAAGTTTATATagttaccgtattttccggactaaaAGCCGCTAtattttttctcgcggtctgaaccctgcaccTTATAAAAcgacgcagctaatatatggacgCTCCCatcgatcggccaccgattatgaaaggcttttcaacattttcaacacTTTCAATGTAAATGAGACGTGAGGGgttcatgattccagttcagaacgtggcccagattgtttcatgagtcagtctccaagctggagcccgttttcaaacCTAGAACTAGAGCAtcactagaagtgatcctcgtgcattttctgcagcgcagacagcaccagtgcacctgcagcttatggaccgctgcggctcatgtatgaagaagatctattttccttgtGGAAAATACTGTAGTTAGTTCTGCTAAAACTGACCTCTCTAATCCACCGTGGAGAACCTAAAGCCATTAGAATTCAAGTTACCTTGGGGACAAAGAGTGCTTGCACTTCCAGCGCGTCCAGAAAGATGCACCTGAAACGGGTTTTCATTTTGGCAAAAGCAAGCTGGACGGTTGCGTGTCCTTTGGCGTGATGATAGTTGAAGAGCTCTTCCTCCACACCTTTCACTGGCCACTTGAACGGAGTGATGAGGGCCAGGGGTTGGTCCAGGCAGGGGTAGTATCCGTCTGCTAGCAGGAAGAAGCCCGGCGGAGGGTAGCTCCCTCTGCAGTAGATGGGACTGTTGGTCAGGACGTGGGCCCCGTGCACTCCGCCTGGGTAGCCCACGAAGATGTCGAGGAAGCAACCCTGGTGGTCACAGACGGCCTGCAGGACCACGGACGGAAAGAGGCTTCTGTTCTGATAGTCCTGACCTTCCGGGCCCCCGGGGGACTTGATGCGGATGTGGCAACAGTCCAGCGCTCCGGCTGCTTTGGCGAAAGCACTGTGACGTGACAACCGTGCGAACCCGTCACCGATGGCCTTGACCTCTTCTTCAGAGTCCGGTAAGTGAACAAAGCGCGGGAGTAACTCCAGTAACTCCTCTGTCATTCTGTGGATGATCCTGTGGACCGTGGGGAGCGGCATGCTGAAGACCAGGGAGACGATCCGGTACGACGAGCCTGTCGCCAGCCAGAAGAGGAAGGCCAGCgtctccagggtggggccccatCCATGATGCCTCTCTGACTTCATGGACCGCAGGAGCTCGTGGATCACCTCTCTGCTGACGCCCAGGTCCGGTCTGGTGTCTTCACCGGCGAAGTACCTCTGCAGGACCGGCACTGTCAGATCGACGGAGCAGTAGTGACGCGGCTTCTGAGGAACCAGAGAGGAACATTTCATTGAAGGCTCCGTCATCAAGTCCTCAGGCATCTACAAGATCATCCACAACTCAGTCCGTCGTCGCGCAGCCTACAGACTCATCACCTGCTCTGTGTCTGTGACCCTTGTTCTCGTGTCAGAACTGGGGCTCCGGGACCGCCCCGACCCAAAACGTTAAGTGTGACCATGCAGgaatttacatgcattttttatGTATCTTTTATTTACAACATAGTAAGCCAGTATCAAAACAGTGGCTGGTCAGGGCAAGAACTTGCTGGGCTTCAGGAGCAAGACGGACTTGGTGTGCGCCGAATGATGGTGGGAGTGTAACATTATCGTATCGAGATACTGAACATACGCTCACATTTCACAACGTATATGTACGCGGGTCAATGCTGAGGATGCTTTAGGAGTCGCTGGTGTCCCGTGCGATtctgctggggcagcagataaacagagcaaacagactcatccgcaaagctggtgatgtggtgggggtgaaactggactccttggagacggttatggagagaaggatgctcctgaaactaaggagcatccttgGTTTCAACATCACCCTCcgcctccatcagctcctggtccaatacagaagcacacctaccaacagactgagactgcaCAACTCAAAGACAGAGTGCCGCAGGAGCTCCTTTCTCCCGGTGGCAATAAAACcgtacaattcatctctgaacaAATCACAATGAAGGAACTGCATtgtcttgcacattgttcacatggtttcaaagtttgtttttgcactttataatattatttctttttaatttattgtgatatgttgagtacagagcacgttacgaacacaatttcccttgggttTAATAagcttttctgattctgatcaaaaTGAGAGCCTCATCGCGGGTTGGGTTCCTTCTGACGAACTAGAGCTACGTGTCCAACCCAGACCACAGACACCTGTCGTGTGGTGACCTGTCACGCGGGGAGGGAGCAGGCGGTGCGTCGCGTCCCACCTCGCCGCGTCTCTGGCACAGGTAGCGGCAATACAGCGCCCTTCTCCTCCGCCGCCGCACGGCGAGCTGCCGCTGGTACTGCTGTTCgatttcttcttccatttccTGGTAGACGGCATAAAGCATGAGGATGCGAGCGACCTCCATCTTTGTCCATTTCAAAACAGAGCGGCGCAGCAGTGACGTAACGCGTCCCTTCAAAGCAGCGTCACGCGGCGGGAACAAAGCTTTTGCTTTCTTTGCCTTTCATTCCACCGTTCAGCGTTCCAGGTTTTTGTCAAGCATCTGGTTGGTTTTTAAGTGTATTTTGCTCAGGGTGATGGCGATTGACAGCATCCCAACCGTTAGTAAACTTTaaagtaaatgaaataaaaaaccaaaaacactcgCAGTGTCCTGTGGGGGgggctccgggaatatggggcgCGGGGCCCTCTGCTCGGTGCTGTCCACTTCCTGTATGatcggagcaggagcatggttcgcatcgcTGGCAGTAgatcagacttgttcccggtgcgTGTTGGTCTccaccagggctgccctttgtcactggTTCTGTTGCTtgcttttatggacagaatttctaggcacAGCCAGAGGTCGAAGGCGATCCAGtgcgggaaccacagaatttcatctctgctatttgcggacaatgttgttctgctggcctcattggATCGACCTTCAGCATATCC
Above is a window of Synchiropus splendidus isolate RoL2022-P1 chromosome 6, RoL_Sspl_1.0, whole genome shotgun sequence DNA encoding:
- the LOC128760972 gene encoding uncharacterized protein LOC128760972, coding for MEVARILMLYAVYQEMEEEIEQQYQRQLAVRRRRRRALYCRYLCQRRGEKPRHYCSVDLTVPVLQRYFAGEDTRPDLGVSREVIHELLRSMKSERHHGWGPTLETLAFLFWLATGSSYRIVSLVFSMPLPTVHRIIHRMTEELLELLPRFVHLPDSEEEVKAIGDGFARLSRHSAFAKAAGALDCCHIRIKSPGGPEGQDYQNRSLFPSVVLQAVCDHQGCFLDIFVGYPGGVHGAHVLTNSPIYCRGSYPPPGFFLLADGYYPCLDQPLALITPFKWPVKGVEEELFNYHHAKGHATVQLAFAKMKTRFRCIFLDALEVQALFVPKVVTACVILHNICLRVGDDLVENVMEEDNQPTADCDGGQSPSGAEWRAALAREVSTFPETPMDHDYVN
- the LOC128760974 gene encoding uncharacterized protein LOC128760974 isoform X2, giving the protein MGKDGGEGGGANRCAFKWTKEQTEVFIRLRAKHSALFTGGRDTAANGYRTILEEMGLVGKISNLQAKKKWDNLKMKYKECKCPPKGWGSEDVLPTPATWPWFDLMDQALGQGSSLMPVCLIASIPEDTPGLRSVQPAEQAEAEGEEEEEEDGKEEAEVKEEEEERGSGSSSSRNSLAPRGRKRRWEEDPFITLYREELKYQREMEERRAAEANRRAERFFDLMEKLIKK